Proteins encoded in a region of the Acomys russatus chromosome 14, mAcoRus1.1, whole genome shotgun sequence genome:
- the Hoatz gene encoding cilia- and flagella-associated protein HOATZ isoform X2: METGPRESISCEEKESHEICSPGLLVFTGCSEQDANLAKQFWLGASMYPTTESQLVLTRGRSQRLPVARHSKPLVSEKNPVQPLPVDENKEATAKVQKIQESEEKAKYLQKAWLLAIVTPGL; encoded by the exons ATGGAAACGGGGCCCAGAGAGAGTATTAGCTGCGAGGAGAAGGAATCCCACGAAATCTGCTCCCCTGGATTATTGGTGTTCACCGGCTGCTCTGAGCAGGATGCCAACTTGGCTAAACAGTTTTGGCTCGGGGCGTCCATGTACCCCACTACTGAATCTCAGCTGGTGCTGACCCGAGGCAGAAGTCAACGGCTACCAGTGGCAAGGCATTCTAAACCCCTTGTGAGTG AGAAAAATCCTGTGCAGCCCCTTCCCGTTGATGAGAACA AGGAGGCGACTGCTAAAGTTCAAAAGATTCAAGAAtctgaagaaaaagcaaaatatctCCAAAAG gcctgGCTGCTTGCTATTGTAACTCCAGGGCTGtga